CTCATTTTGTAATGTAAAATGCAAGTATGAAATGATGTTGCAACAATTGTAACCATGTATTGTTGAAACATTGATGGTTGCCTTTGCATATTCTGCTGGTGATGCAGTCACGGCCGTGGACAGCGGGAAGAGGGCGCTCGAGATACTGGGCTCGGTACGTGTTCTTCTGTCAGCCTTTGTTCATTGATGCAATGTGCATTACATTACATTACATTACATCTGACGCAATGTGCATCTTGGTAACTAGGAATCGTCGGAGCTCAAGCAAATCCCGGTGGTGATCATGTCCTCCGAGAACGTTCCGACATGGATCAGCAGGTTCGCTCCTGAACCACCCGATCCCATTGCCAATCCTTTATGTCaccttcttgctgataaatagAAACTAATGAGAGGCCACGACGACGATCTGAATCTCTGTCCACTTTTTCTTCAGGTGCATGGAAGAAGGCGCCGAGGACTTCCTGCTCAAGCCCGTCAGGCCGTCGGACATCTCCCGCATAACCACTCGGATGCTGCACTGATCAGTGGCCACCACAGTCGTCAGATTGTCAATAGTGTTTTGCAGTTACAGTGGACGTAGCGATCGAGTTTATTCAGAATAGCAGTTAGAcaccgttcaaaaaaaaaaggaatagcAGTTAGACTGTAACGGGGGCTCGGCTAGCTTGCTGCCTCAGTAGTAGCAGGAGTTAGCTGTAGGCTTCCAGTAGCGAGTTTCTCAAGATATAAGATGTGTGCATGGATCGTTTCGTTTAATGGAAAATTACAGTGGCTGACCCTTTTGCCACTAGCAAGTTTTGTTTGCTCACTATGTGTGTCCAGGTGCTGCTGGCAGTTCTGTTCCTGCTACCAAGCCACTGAATAAAAGAACTTGACCATTGTCCAGGTGGCATTAGTTGAGACCCCCACCTCATTTGTTTCTTATTGCTAGACTGAAAAAAGAAGATATGGAAAGGAATTAGTTTACTGTCCTTGAGTTGTATGAAGCATGGAGAACCCAGGGACATCCCACTCGTTTTGATGTGCAAAATATGTGTGCGCCGCAGAGACTTGAACCAGCGACCTTAAGTTTGGGAAGGCTAATGAGTGGAACCGCTGACCAATTGCTTCAGCTCAGTGTTTTGTTGAATTTGGAACTGtaatataatttatttataCCTTCCGGAAATATAAGTAAAATTCAAAAAGTGCAGCAATTTTGAACTGTAGGTACCTCGATTAAGTTACAAAAAAATCTATAAAAATTACAAAAGCATAAGAAAAATCAAATAAACATAATTGTGcctaaaaattccaaaaaaatggACGGAATAACtaaaatatttcaaatttgtatttgagcgtcttttaaaaaaaataagaaaatgatAACTATCACCAAAATTTCTGAAACTTGGCATGGTGTCATTATATCATGATAGAGCcctgagaaaaaaaattcacagtGTTTTGAAACATTTAGTGTCAAAGTCTTCACAAACTCAACATATCTCATGTAAGTTTCTTAAACATTGAACTAGATCCCTCCATTTTATACTACATAGATGAAGTTTCTCATTATTTTCACTTAAATTTTGGAACATACATTCTTCTTTAGTTTTGTATGACATAGGAAAACTAAATTTATTTTGATACGTAGTTTCAAATTGGACGGTATAACtaaaatatttcaaatttgtatttgagcgtcttttaaaaaaattaagaataTGAAAACTATCACCAAAATTTCTGAAACTTGGCATTGTGTCATTATATCATGATAGAGCCCTGAGAAAAAATTTTGGACAGCATATCCccacaaaattcaaattttggacAACATTTCCctacaaaattcaaattttggacAGTATGTCCccacaaaattcaaattttggacAGCATGTCTccacaaaattcaaattttatcagcatcacaataaatgagAATGGAAACATACAATCTGAAACAAAATACTAGTTCAATTTCAAGAAAAATACAAGTCCAATTTCAAACAAACATACAAGTCCATGAGACACACATGTCTATCACAAATTCGAAGTTCGACCCCACTAAAGGTTAAAATATTCTGaaataaacatcacaagtcAATGACAAGTTTCATTTTGCGATTTCTTTGACTCTTCCTTGTGTTTTTGGCCGGACTATCTTCAATTGTGTGCACCACCTCTTTacctctctttcttttcttagcTTGTGCCACTAGTTTGGACGGCTCAGCTAGTGACACGATAGCTTCGGCTTCTTTGCCTCCCTTCTTTATCCTCTTTGGCAGATTTTTTTTCCTGTGCAACCTAcaaacaaataataaaatatataaTTACTGATAAACATAAGAAAGGAAGAAGTATGTAAACGAATAATACCTAGCTTTTGTAGCATTAGAGACCTCAGATAGTGGCACAACAACAACATCGGAGGGATCAGGCAGAAGTGGCACAACATCAACATCGGAGGGCTCAGCTAGTGGAGACTCAACAGCAATTTCAGATGGCTCAACTAGTGGAGACTCAGGTGCAACATCAGAGGGTTCAGCATCTGCCTCTCTAGCATTTTCTGCACCCCAATGCTCATCTTCATTAAAAATTGGGTCAACAGCATTTTCTGCACCCCAATGCTCATCTTCACCAAAAGCTGGGTCAACAACATTTTTACAAGTTCTAGCAAAATGCCCAGATCCTCCACATCTTTTACATTTCCGCTTCCTAGGTCCAAGTCCTTTTCTGCCTTCTGCACTTGATCTTATTCTGACCTTTCTTGGCCTTCCTGGTGCTCTCCCCTGAACTGGAGCATGAAGAACAAATCCCGGATCAACTGTTGTCCACTGGTGCTTTCCCTCAATAGAAGGCACATTATCAACATACGTAGCATTAAACCTGGCAACAGAGTAGTACTCATGTACATACTGATCAATCTCACAAGCTAGACCACGAAGAGAAGTAATGAAATACAAGGCATGAATGCACGGCAATCCAGTGATCTTTCATTGTCTGCAACTGCATGTCTTTCTCTGTAAATTTACAGGATACCTCCATTCTCTCTTCTCTTTATCCATTGCTGTCACCTCTGCCTCAAAATTATTGCGCCTAACCAATGTCATTCTGAGACCGTCAGTTTTATCATGCAATTTCTTCATGACAGCTGGAATAATTTGGTGGCTAGCAAACTTTGCAGCTGCAATTTTTTGGCGCAGTGAAAACTTTGCCATAATCATCCTTCTGATGGCGTCCAACAAATCTACCAAATGAAGTCCCTTTGTATCTCTAATCCATgaattgaaacactctgcaagGTTATTGTTCACATAGTCAACCTTGCAGAGTTCATTGAATTTGCTTCTAGCCCACACCTTCTTGTGGTTATCTTGTAAGAATTTCTTCAGCTTAGGATTTCTATACAACTGATTCaagtggttgctcacaaggttgggaagaaggaaaagaattggaaccactccattttggTGCTCAAGGatatcatcaccaatatgaaggggcctcaaatggtgtgggttccaaaggagacttaaagccaaggacggcttcgggggatttggaggcttagcttacaagtggaagtgaaggttcaagccaaaacaagctaagctcacaacttggacatttgttgcccaagtcccccataaggtaatagtagctagatttcaattcaagtatCATGTAGatccattgctcttgctaggatgtttgcatggtgattcaaacactaaatgcacacatttcaggggagttcatcctataggttgtgattttgagactaacatgtttgcaagtttatcttttgtagtctcacgtggagttaacactctaagagaatgttattcacgatcaatgtgaacaaacaactctataagagtgataaGATaatttgtgctttcatgcatattgagccatgctttattgaacttaaatactcatatctaagttcataggctatgtgctcatacatttgcttaaccttggtgtaccaagtgatctttgtttaaagactttcaattggttgcaagtcactttcaattggtacatgcaaggtaaacaaagc
This genomic interval from Panicum virgatum strain AP13 chromosome 8K, P.virgatum_v5, whole genome shotgun sequence contains the following:
- the LOC120645089 gene encoding two-component response regulator ORR7-like; translated protein: MVAFAYSAGDAVTAVDSGKRALEILGSESSELKQIPVVIMSSENVPTWISRCMEEGAEDFLLKPVRPSDISRITTRMLH